The DNA window GAAAACAAAACCAAACACCAATGCTAATTGCTAAGAAACCAGCAAAAGATTGATCAATCTCCAGACTCCGACGACCAATTTGCAGTGCTTTAAATACTAATAACATTTGTAGCATCAAGACGATAAACACGCCTATGAAACCTAATTCTTCAGCCAAAATTGCGAATACAAAATCGGTATGAGCTTCTGGTAGATACTCTAGTTTTTGAATCGAATTACCAAGCCCTTCACCGCTAAAGCTACCACGGCCAAATGCCATTAAAGATTGGGTAAGTTGATAACCACTACCAAATGGGTCATCCCAAGGGTCAAGAAAAGAGGTTATCCGTCGCATTCTATACGGCGACAATATCACCGCTAATACACCTAATAAAATAGCCACGACACATAGTGCCATGAAGTGAACCAACTTTGCACCACCGATAAATAACAGTGCTACACTGGTGGTTAAAATAACCATCACAGAGCCGAAATCAGGTTGAAAAAGCAGCAATGCAGAGATAACGGCGATCACAAGTAATCCATTCACAAAACCTTTATAGCTTTCTTGTAATAAGCTTTTTTGGCGGACTAAATAACCTGAAAAATAAGTAAATAGAGCAAATTTAGCAAACTCAGCGGGCTGCATATTCAAGGGACCAAACGAGAGCCAACGAGTACTGCCATTCACCGTACGACCAATGACTAATACCACGATCAATAAACCAATAGCGACAAATAAAAACCGCACACTATTACGCTCAAAAAAAGCAATCGGAACATTCAACACACAAATTGCAGCACACAAGGAAACGCTCAGAAAGACTAAATGTTTTTTCACAAACATGAAGGGATCATCACCCAGAGCAATACCTTCAGGTAAGGATGCCGATGCAACCATCACCAAACCAACCATCATTAAGATAATCGCTAATAATAATAATTGGCGATCATAAACCGCCGCGCGCTGCTCTTCAGCACCTAATAAATAGGCTTTCGTCCGTGTCAGAAATTCCATTATAATGCCTTCACTAGCGCTCTAAAGTGGTTACCCCGAGCCATAAAATTAGCGTACATATCAATACTTGCACAAGCAGGTGACAACAAAACCCAGTCACCCGGTTGTACAAACTCACTAATTTCAGCAATCGCAACGGCCAGGTCTGGGACCAATTTCGTATTATCCGTTAACGCCGAAAAACGTTCACCGTCTTTACCAAAGCAATACGTCAACGCAATGTCATCACGTAATGCGGGGACTAAAGGACTAAAATCAGCGCCTTTTCCATCACCGCCAGCAATCAGGTATAAACGTCCTTTAACACTGCTTTTCAACCCGGCCAGCGCCGCTAGCGTTGCTCCGACATTCGTGGCCTTAGTATCATTAATCCACCTTACCCCGTTAAGTTCACGAATAAACTCACAGCGATGCGCTAGCCCCGTAAATTGACGTAATCCCGGTAACGTTTTAGTTCTATCCACACCTGCGGCATCAAGCAGGGCTATGGCAGATAATGCGTTCATTAAATTATGTACACCGGTGATCTGCAAATCATCAGCACTGATAATGCCCTTACCTTGATAAGCTAACCAAGTACTCCCTTGCTGTTGGAGCAAGCCATAATCAGCATCACTCTCACCAAAACTACGCTTAACCGCACTTAGCGTATTATTTTGTTGAGGACAAGCCGTTAATACATCATCACTATTTGTTACCACGGTTTGCGCATGCTGATAAATTGACAATTTGGCTTGGCGATAGGCTTCGAAATCAGGGTAACGATCAAGATGGTCGTCTGTTACATTCAGTACGGTCGCAGCAATAGCCTTTAGACTATGGGTCGTTTCTAATTGAAAGCTTGAAAGCTCTAACACATATAACTGATAAGGATCGGCTACATCAAGTAGGTCTAATGCTGGAATGCCAATGTTGCCACCGATTGCGGTCTTCACACCTGCTGCATTCGCCATTTCACCAACCAGTGTAGTAACGGTCGATTTACCATTCGATCCAGTAATCGCAATAATTGGTGCTTGTGCAGCTCTGACAAACAATTCAATATCACCAATCACTTCCACCCCCTTTTGCCGTGCAGCAGCAATCTCGGGGGTTGCAATGGCAATACCTGGACTAACGACTAATTGCTTAGCCTGTAATAAGACTTCAGGGTGTAACCCCCCTTTGT is part of the Moritella viscosa genome and encodes:
- the ftsW gene encoding cell division protein FtsW, with translation MEFLTRTKAYLLGAEEQRAAVYDRQLLLLAIILMMVGLVMVASASLPEGIALGDDPFMFVKKHLVFLSVSLCAAICVLNVPIAFFERNSVRFLFVAIGLLIVVLVIGRTVNGSTRWLSFGPLNMQPAEFAKFALFTYFSGYLVRQKSLLQESYKGFVNGLLVIAVISALLLFQPDFGSVMVILTTSVALLFIGGAKLVHFMALCVVAILLGVLAVILSPYRMRRITSFLDPWDDPFGSGYQLTQSLMAFGRGSFSGEGLGNSIQKLEYLPEAHTDFVFAILAEELGFIGVFIVLMLQMLLVFKALQIGRRSLEIDQSFAGFLAISIGVWFCFQTLVNVGAASGLLPTKGLTLPLVSYGGSSLLIMSCAVAVLLRIDYEYRAQKVSMSNCTTPS
- the murD gene encoding UDP-N-acetylmuramoylalanine--D-glutamate ligase, whose translation is MTPLSEQNMASPIVIVGLGQTGLSCVRYFLKQGIIPVVVDSRDAPPGQDELPAQVTLYKGGLHPEVLLQAKQLVVSPGIAIATPEIAAARQKGVEVIGDIELFVRAAQAPIIAITGSNGKSTVTTLVGEMANAAGVKTAIGGNIGIPALDLLDVADPYQLYVLELSSFQLETTHSLKAIAATVLNVTDDHLDRYPDFEAYRQAKLSIYQHAQTVVTNSDDVLTACPQQNNTLSAVKRSFGESDADYGLLQQQGSTWLAYQGKGIISADDLQITGVHNLMNALSAIALLDAAGVDRTKTLPGLRQFTGLAHRCEFIRELNGVRWINDTKATNVGATLAALAGLKSSVKGRLYLIAGGDGKGADFSPLVPALRDDIALTYCFGKDGERFSALTDNTKLVPDLAVAIAEISEFVQPGDWVLLSPACASIDMYANFMARGNHFRALVKAL